The following proteins come from a genomic window of Streptomyces uncialis:
- a CDS encoding EF-hand domain-containing protein, with protein sequence MATDYKSQRFQELFDALDPDRNGVVGKHSFENLISRLAHNSDTHIDDLRKGFLEFWRAVQSRSENRPSLSKQQFVDALNATHRRDFDSLSGRVFASAFGFGEVTKDKFVRYYTAAGGDEAAAQEVFTRLDGDRDGVLIRQEFHGGLANYLSNFDAPASSVVLGVV encoded by the coding sequence GTGGCCACTGATTACAAGTCCCAGCGTTTCCAGGAACTCTTCGACGCCCTCGACCCCGACCGGAACGGCGTCGTCGGCAAGCACAGCTTCGAGAACCTGATCTCGCGCCTCGCCCACAATTCCGACACACACATCGACGACCTCCGAAAGGGGTTCCTCGAGTTCTGGCGCGCGGTGCAGAGCCGCAGCGAGAACCGGCCCAGCCTGTCCAAGCAGCAGTTCGTCGACGCGCTGAACGCCACACACAGGAGGGACTTCGACAGCCTGTCCGGGCGCGTGTTCGCCTCCGCGTTCGGCTTCGGCGAAGTGACCAAGGACAAATTCGTGCGTTACTACACGGCTGCGGGCGGCGACGAAGCCGCCGCCCAGGAAGTCTTCACCCGGCTCGACGGCGACCGCGACGGTGTGCTCATCCGTCAGGAATTCCACGGCGGCCTCGCCAACTACCTCAGCAACTTCGACGCCCCCGCCAGCAGCGTCGTCCTGGGCGTTGTGTAG